The sequence below is a genomic window from Mytilus edulis chromosome 2, xbMytEdul2.2, whole genome shotgun sequence.
CTCAAAcatcatagccagaaattagtagtggttttgctaattaatattcataatatgtaaatgagaattgtaccacgtgatagtagtttgaactggactggcttgataggcttgatatcattaaaatctttaaaacacggatattataagttgcccgtcacagagtccttatttacaatcactttgatatttccgtaaagttgtcaggcggtcaaaatcaaaataatgaacgcgaatttagtgaattttgcgtgctttcgtgagtttattcttcttgaaatagtgacattttaattttacgtgggaacctagagttcaacgactacacatacaaggtttggactggcttattctttggaaattcaagtttcaaatttcaccccggcaacctgtttttgtaaagaccttgtaagccaattttcaacacgaagtttgcaaatttgacgtttcagccattttagcctgtattttacactgcaatgttaaaggcctctcgcttcgatttttaaaatagctcaggaacctgtatttttgcaacaacagtcattatgtttcgtttaaatggtgtatattgttgtgtatattcattttctgccccggcaacctgtctatcatttaaattaaaattaaaacagacattttttcaaaattccctatcattttaatgtaatttccgtgacccgtatccgatttctttagtataatattcaaataagcaaagtggcgttgatttctggatatgttgTAGTCGAAAAtagaatttatgacaaaaatcaagaACTGTAAGTTGATCTTGTATTTTGGTGATCATTTAGTCCGTTTTATTCTTTTTctatcttcttttattttgttcacaACACAAAAGAGTGACAGTTTAATAAATATATCATCGAAACGTGACATGTCACTGTATATGTTGccttgttgattatttttgtaaataaaagtgTCTATTTATCATGTAAGGCAACCCTCCCTCctccattttttgttttatttttaaaacaaatcgtCATTAAAGGGCAATCATTCCAAGGACACGTCGGACGATTTCCTTTTTGTTGCCTTAAAAGTCCATTTGATAATTCCCGTCATTGACCCTGTATTTAGATATCccttttttagttgtctcccttatgagggtGAGGgacatataatttttatttacaatggagagctagcagaaagagcaaatttacctgtgcgtaatgtgagtaatctctaagattttcaaatcttttaattaaattaatttgttgttcaGTTTAATGCTTTTgacatcagaatttttttttcatgaaaagttaAGTTAAACCGCCGATGCATCACTTTCAATTCAGCATGCTTTGCATTGGCAATAGCCAATTTTGTCTGATATAGAACCAGTCTACGAATGACAAAGGAAGGTAATTCGTTTACAAATTGTGTAATAACAGAATTTAATCGGTAATCGGCAAATGGACTGTTGTTGATCATATCTTGCTGATAATGTTTGCTTATTTAAGTTTCTATTTATCCAtctattacaatttaaaaaaagataagacAAAAAACGCAAAATATTTGACAAATCGTCTTCTAAGGTCAATAACTCTAATAAGCTGACGATTTCGACAATTAAACTTATTTGTTGAACttgtcttgctgataatttttgaaACTTAATGTATCTCTGTATCTATTATAGGTAataatgaagaaaacaaattgtcATTCAAGAGCAATAACTCATGTAAGAAATCGTCTGGTAATTTTGACTTATATAAACAATTAAAGTAGAGGTAAACGTTCTGACCATTATTTATTGGGTAAGATTTCTCTATtcataactgtttacaaaataaaagcATAATTTGTATTTCCCCCTATATTCTAGTTTTATCCATGGCGGCAACGTTGGTTGGCAGGCTGGTTCACCCgacacattttaaaattaaatactcatataatgattgtggccacgtTTGGTTAAATATGGCctaatagtttcagaggagatttgaATTTTTGTGTAAGTTAACGGACAACAACgaagacggacgccaagtgatgagaaaatctcacTTGTCCCAtttgggccaagtgagctaaTAATATAAACGCAAATATCAACGATTTGAAATGATATAATCAGTCCAatataaaaacattcaaatagaAGCAAGCACAACATAAAATCAGAGCATTTATGTTAATAGATTGTTGGATAAATCTTTATAAGTTTGGTACAAGAAATCCATACACAATGAGCTGCACTACACAGctaacaaaaaagtaaaacaaacataATTTATCAAAAAAGATAGACACTTTCTTCCACGAATGATTTGCATTGGTATCGTACACGCTCTGATGGCTCGTACATTTATCAACAATCCTTTTCTTCCGGAAGCAAATTTTACAAGAACAATGATACAGAAACAAAATGACTTTGAACGGGGCACCACAGTTAATTGAGTCCTTGTCTTTATAAAATATCTGGATACTGAAGACTACTAATATTGTTATATGAATGCTGAATACGaactgatggaacaaaaatatgttgaaaatagaGATATTGTTGCTTGGTGGAAGTTGTTCTAAAGCTGCAGTCATGTACACTACAAATGTTAAAAGTAGTGTAAATGAAAACGAGGTTCTTTCGCCGGACACAACAGGCagaaagaaaactaaacaatGGCTAAACATCAGAATAATTATTGGTAAGATAATGTTTAAAAATGGGAATAGATATTCTCGTTTGATCGTAAACGAAAATCCTATTTCATCTGCTGTTAAATTAAAACTCCATCAAGTGGAGTGTTTGATTCCTATGATATACATTTACAGAAGTTAATGGTATAGCCCATTCAGCATTTCCAATTGATGCACCGAAAACCATTCCTCTTACTGTAGACAACGTCATTCCACTCAATACGTCAGGAGTCCACACACTTATTATACACCTATGTTCATCGTAGGGATAACGTGTAACATCTGAGTCACATGTGATTTGATACTGTCCGAAAATGTTTAAAATGGCACCCCCATCGGCAGTGTATGTTACCATAGTAGTTTCGATATCCATCATGTTACTGAACGTGAACAAAGAGTTCTGGTTCACACCATTCCGAAGAACAAGAGCAGGTACCCACGTTTTCATAATAGGCAATTGGGTGTTTATAATTCCATTATAATTCAAGGGATTCCACATCTTGAATTCGTCCTTCCAAAAGAAAGCAAAAGATGCAGTAAAAACTAAGTTTCCAGAAATTTCATCGTAATCTTGTATTGTATTCATAGCAAACATAACATCCACATTAACAGGTTGTGATTGGTTT
It includes:
- the LOC139510760 gene encoding acetylcholine receptor subunit alpha-type acr-16-like is translated as MSEELPRNHPLQVIVVQGIVLHNDIQTLYESLTNVSKHIKPRINQSQPVNVDVMFAMNTIQDYDEISGNLVFTASFAFFWKDEFKMWNPLNYNGIINTQLPIMKTWVPALVLRNGVNQNSLFTFSNMMDIETTMVTYTADGGAILNIFGQYQITCDSDVTRYPYDEHRCIISVWTPDVLSGMTLSTVRGMVFGASIGNAEWAIPLTSVNVYHRNQTLHLMEF